Proteins encoded by one window of Vitis riparia cultivar Riparia Gloire de Montpellier isolate 1030 chromosome 11, EGFV_Vit.rip_1.0, whole genome shotgun sequence:
- the LOC117924820 gene encoding uncharacterized protein LOC117924820 has product MSRLPEITDLFVRLASNLKTLYPTDKNEDCFEGASDPSISELNRSLNLDDEGSSVRVLDAALSLMCFKAPQASSPYLSKDSGVFESRVEYLVKTIVAVISSSISCKVSRFQREEVFLIGSSISRDDCTELIEACTDVIGRLKGHGKLPLLLSYAVVRVAALSSRYRCLFPLTPILHEQSIKERSNNISKLLCHFPGEFSLKNHEIPFRLLLWYLDPLILKHDVSKILQDTMKRPFLCLNKEFHERMDWRSIIICLVLSPTMFVETRALLHNWFLITGLASVLQLLIEVVSMILDVVSRPTGWGISVEMGSKLPFSIAYFPYNHHVYRILSGTLSSESFLHLVSIINVPISHAGNHSMPTIKQVPMKISTIGHKSVCRAAAMNFPDWFFFASVLLFSEKSFQDNFYSKCGIGVPRTEKRHDVEPLCFSSAAARYIAWILSPADKSHQDLLVDWLTKLSGSWTLKQFRSDTYNKEIADYRKKLKKTKFPVYKGDYNLPKEYNYETIVLWLKEFQNSYTKNQYKTASSLAFCEHNLSYSLRFQHSVLFRRIPLGILIGYPYYLDESGCEMLLHYSATGTIPRLRETHSGALKHLKLDSEGQKDLIMWTEEYTKEEAAAGASLVFRLTDVVVSMAASLFETDESGLEFICQVKVKAGRYLIKCIKKLLQFNDGIMLMDLFNRLVQWRNKGQEVFQGCTDLDDVINGLGIKLSSL; this is encoded by the exons ATGAGCAGATTACCAGAAATAACCGATCTCTTCGTTCGGCTAGCTTCGAATCTCAAAACCCTATATCCAACGGATAAAAATGAGGATTGCTTCGAAGGAGCATCTGATCCGTCCATTTCGGAGCTGAATCGATCCCTCAACCTCGACGACGAAGGTTCTAGTGTTAGGGTTTTGGACGCTGCTCTATCTCTGATGTGTTTCAAAGCACCGCAGGCCAGTTCTCCCTACTTGAGCAAAGATTCTGGg GTTTTCGAATCGAGGGTTGAGTATCTGGTGAAGACAATTGTTGCTGTTATTTCTTCTTCAATATCTTGTAAGGTTTCAAGGTTTCAGAGGGAAGAGGTTTTTCTAATCGGTAGCTCGATTTCTCGTGATGATTGCACGGAATTGATCGAGGCGTGTACTGATGTTATCGGGAGATTAAAGGGACATG GGAAGCTTCCACTTTTGTTATCATATGCTGTCGTAAGAGTAGCAGCATTGTCATCTCGCTACCGATGTCTATTCCCATTAACTCCAATTCTACATGAACAATCGATCAAGGAAAGAAGTAACAATATTTCAAAGCTGCTTTGCCATTTTCCCGGAGAATTCTCCCTTAAAAACCATGAAATACCATTCAG attgcTATTGTGGTATCTTGATCCACTAATTCTGAAGCATgatgtttcaaaaattttgcAAGACACTATGAAGAGGCCGTTCCTTTGTTTGAATAAGGAATTTCATGAGAGGATGGATTGGCGTTCTATAATAATATGCTTGGTACTTTCGCCCACTATGTTTGTTGAGACCAGAGCTCTATTACATAATTGGTTTCTAATCAC GGGTCTGGCTTCTGTACTCCAGCTTCTAATTGAAGTAGTCTCCATGATACTAGATGTAGTTTCCCGACCAACAGGGTGGGGAATATCAGTAGAAATGGGATCAAAGCTGCCATTTTCTATCGCGTATTTTCCCTACAATCATCACGTGTACAGAATTCTGTCTGGAACCCTCTCATCCGAGAGTTTTCTGCATTTAGTTAGTATCATTAATGTACCAATTTCTCATGCTGGAAACCATTCCATGCCTACCATCAAGCAAGTGCCTATGAAGATTTCAACAATAGGTCACAAATCTGTCTG CAGGGCTGCAGCAATGAACTTCCCAGATTGGTTCTTTTTTGCTTCTGTTTTACTCTTCTCCGAGAAAAGTTTTCAAGacaatttttattcaaaatgtgGAATAGGGGTACCCAGAACTGAGAAAAGGCATGATGTAGAaccactttgtttttcttctgcTGCAGCAAGGTACATTGCATGGATTCTGAGTCCTGCTGACAAATCTCATCAGGATCTTCTGGTTGATTGGCTGACTAAACTATCAGGGTCTTGGACTCTGAAACAATTTAGGTCAGATACATATAACAAAGAAATAGCTGACTACAGAAAGAAACTCAAGAAAACCAAATTTCCTGTTTACAAAGGGGACTATAATCTCCCAAAAGAGTACAACTATGAAACTATTGTTCTCTGGCTGAAGGAATTCCAGAACAGCTATACGAAGAATCAGTATAAAACTGCCAGTAGCCTGGCATTTTGTGAACATAACTTATCCTACAGTCTGAGATTTCAGCACAGTGTGCTATTTAGAAGAATTCCTTTAGGCATCTTGATTGGGTACCCCTATTATTTAGATGAATCTGGATGTGAGATGCTTCTGCATTATTCTGCAACAGGTACAATACCTCGGTTAAGAGAAACTCATTCTGGTGCATTGAAGCATTTGAAACTGGATTCTGAAGGACAAAAAGATTTGATAATGTGGACTGAAGAATATACTAAGGAGGAGGCGGCAGCAGGAGCTTCTCTTGTCTTCAGATTAACTGATGTTGTTGTGAGCATGGCAGCTTCATTATTTGAGACTGATGAGAGTGGTCTAGAATTTATTTGCCAGGTGAAAGTCAAAGCAGGCAGGTACTTAATTAAGTGTATCAAGAAGCTGCTCCAGTTCAATGATGGAATTATGCTGATGGATCTCTTCAATAGACTGGTGCAATGGAGGAACAAAGGCCAAGAAGTATTTCAAGGTTGCACAGATCTGGATGATGTCATTAATGGCTTGGGTATTAAATTATCTTCCTTATGA
- the LOC117925068 gene encoding beta-galactosidase, with the protein MWSMLRGSLVMFILIFSWVSHGSASVTYDKRSFIINGQRKILISGSIHYPRSTPEMWPDLIQKAKDGGLDVIQTYVFWNGHEPSRGKYYFEGRYDLVRFIKVVQAAGLYVHLRIGPYICAEWNFGGFPVWLKYVPGIAFRTDNGPFKVAMQGFTQKIVDMMKSEKLFQPQGGPIIMSQIENEYGPVEYEIGAPGKAYTKWAAEMAVQLGTGVPWVMCKQEDAPDPVIDACNGFYCENFFPNKDYKPKMFTEAWTGWYTEFGGAIPNRPAEDLAYSVARFIQNRGSFINYYMYHGGTNFGRTAGGPFISTSYDYDAPLDEYGLPSEPKWGHLRDLHKAIKLCEPALVSADPTVTYLGTNLEAHVYKAKSGACAAFLANYDPKSSAKVTFGNTQYDLPPWSVSILPDCKNVVFNTARIGAQSSQMKMNPVSTFSWQSYNEETASAYTEDTTTMDGLLEQINITRDATDYLWYMTEVHIKPDEGFLKTGQYPVLTVMSAGHALHVFINGQLSGTVYGELSNPKVTFSDNVKLTVGTNKISLLSVAMGLPNVGLHFETWNAGVLGPVTLKGLNEGTVDMSSWKWSYKIGLKGEALNLQAITGSSSDEWVEGSLLAQKQPLTWYKTTFNAPGGNDPLALDMSSMGKGQIWINGESIGRHWPAYTAHGNCNGCNYAGIFNDKKCQTGCGGPSQRWYHVPRSWLKPSGNQLIVFEELGGNPAGITLVKRTMDRVCADIFEGQPSLKNSQIIGSSKVNSLQSKAHLWCAPGLKISKIQFASFGVPQGTCGSFREGSCHAHKSYDALQRNCIGKQSCSVSVAPEVFGGDPCPGSMKKLSVEALCS; encoded by the exons ATGTGGAGCATGTTGAGAGGCAGCTTGGTTATGTTTATACTAATATTTTCATGGGTTTCTCATGGGTCAGCTTCTGTGACTTATGACAAGAGATCTTTTATCATTAACGGGCAGAGGAAAATTCTTATTTCTGGGTCTATTCACTACCCAAGAAGCACTCCTGAG ATGTGGCCAGACCTGATACAGAAGGCCAAAGATGGAGGCTTGGATGTTATACAGACTTATGTGTTTTGGAATGGGCATGAGCCGTCTCGTGGAAAG TATTATTTTGAGGGGCGGTATGATCTGGTTCGCTTCATCAAAGTAGTGCAAGCAGCAGGCCTTTATGTTCATCTCCGGATTGGCCCCTATATCTGTGCTGAATGGAATTTTGG GGGATTTCCTGTTTGGTTGAAGTATGTTCCAGGCATAGCTTTTAGAACAGACAATGGGCCTTTCAAG GTGGCAATGCAAGGATTTACGCAGAAGATTGTCGATATGATGAAATCAGAAAAGCTCTTTCAACCTCAAGGAGGTCCCATAATTATGTCCCAG aTAGAGAATGAATATGGGCCAGTGGAGTATGAAATTGGTGCTCCTGGTAAAGCTTATACGAAATGGGCAGCAGAAATGGCTGTGCAACTTGGCACTGGAGTTCCATGGGTTATGTGCAAGCAAGAAGATGCCCCAGATCCCGTT ATAGATGCTTGCAATGGTTTCTACTGTGAAAATTTCTTTCCTAACAAGGATTATAAGCCCAAAATGTTTACTGAAGCTTGGACTGGCTG GTATACAGAGTTTGGTGGTGCAATACCTAATAGGCCTGCAGAAGACTTGGCATATTCGGTTGCCAGGTTTATTCAGAACCGTGGTTCTTTCATTAATTATTACATG TACCATGGAGGAACAAATTTTGGCCGGACAGCAGGTGGTCCCTTCATTTCCACCAGCTATGATTATGATGCTCCTCTTGATGAATACG GACTACCAAGCGAACCAAAATGGGGACATTTGAGAGATTTGCATAAAGCTATTAAGCTATGTGAACCAGCTTTAGTTTCAGCAGATCCCACGGTGACATATCTTGGGACAAATTTAGAG GCTCATGTGTATAAGGCAAAGTCTGGAGCTTGTGCTGCATTCCTTGCAAATTATGATCCGAAATCTTCTGCAAAAGTGACCTTTGGAAATACGCAATATGACCTGCCTCCTTGGTCTGTCAGTATACTCCCTGACTGCAAGAATGTAGTTTTCAACACTGCAAGG ATTGGTGCCCAAAGCTCGCAGATGAAGATGAACCCTGTGAGTACATTTTCTTGGCAGTCATACAATGAAGAAACTGCCTCTGCTTATACTGAGGATACAACTACCATGGATGGATTATTGGAGCAAATAAATATCACCAGAGATGCCACAGACTATTTGTGGTACATGACAGA GGTCCATATAAAGCCTGATGAAGGATTTCTAAAGACTGGACAATATCCTGTTCTCACCGTTATGTCTGCAGGCCATGCTTTGCATGTTTTCATCAATGGTCAACTATCAG GAACTGTGTATGGGGAACTATCAAATCCAAAAGTAACTTTTAGTGACAATGTAAAGCTGACGGTTGGCACTAACAAGATTTCTTTATTAAGTGTTGCTATGGGTCTCCCG AATGTTGGCCTGCATTTTGAGACGTGGAATGCTGGGGTCCTTGGTCCAGTCACATTAAAGGGTCTGAACGAGGGGACAGTAGACATGTCATCATGGAAATGGTCTTACAAG ATTGGTTTAAAAGGTGAGGCTCTAAACCTTCAGGCCATCACTGGAAGTTCCTCTGATGAGTGGGTTGAAGGATCATTATTGGCTCAAAAGCAGCCCCTCACTTGGTATAAG ACTACTTTTAATGCACCAGGAGGGAATGATCCATTAGCTTTGGACATGAGTAGCATGGGGAAAGGTCAAATATGGATCAATGGTGAAAGCATTGGTCGCCACTGGCCTGCATATACAGCACATGGTAACTGCAATGGCTGTAATTATGCTGGTATTTTTAATGACAAGAAATGCCAAACTGGTTGTGGAGGGCCCTCTCAAAGATG GTATCATGTTCCCCGGTCTTGGCTGAAACCAAGCGGAAATCAATTGATTGTGTTTGAAGAATTGGGCGGCAACCCAGCAGGGATTACCCTGGTAAAAAGAACAATGGATAGAGTCTGTGCAGATATTTTTGAAGGGCAGCCATCTCTGAAGAATTCACAAATTATAGGCTCCAGCAAAGTTAATAGTCTGCAGTCCAAAGCTCATTTGTGGTGTGCACCTGGTCTGAAAATCTCTAAAATACAGTTTGCTAGCTTTGGGGTGCCACAAGGGACATGTGGAAGCTTCCGGGAGGGAAGTTGTCATGCCCACAAATCATATGATGCTCTTCAAAGG AACTGCATTGGGAAGCAATCTTGTTCAGTATCTGTAGCTCCTGAAGTTTTTGGAGGAGATCCATGCCCAGGTAGCATGAAGAAACTCTCTGTGGAGGCGCTCTGCAGCTGA